AGGTGATCGGCGACTTCGCCGCGGGGCCGGCCCGCATGGCGCCCGGCTTCGTCGCGAAGTCGTTGCGGGACAAGGATTCCCCGGACCTGCGCGAAGTGACCTTCACCAACGGCCTGGTCGTGCGGGAGCGGCTCGTCACGCGCGATGACGAGCGTCGCCGCATCGACTACGGAGTGATCGGCGGGACGGTGACCCCCGAGCACGACGACGCGGCGTTGCAGGTCTTCCCGGACGGCGAGCGGAGCCGTCTGGTGTGGACGCGCGACGTCC
The window above is part of the Allokutzneria albata genome. Proteins encoded here:
- a CDS encoding SRPBCC family protein: MTAIRLEVQLDLDADSAWEVIGDFAAGPARMAPGFVAKSLRDKDSPDLREVTFTNGLVVRERLVTRDDERRRIDYGVIGGTVTPEHDDAALQVFPDGERSRLVWTRDVRPAELADQFRAAMEEGIQVIARTLRAQPSS